In the genome of bacterium, the window GTGATCCCGTACAGGACGTCGGCCAGCTCCATCGTCCGCTTGTTGTGCGTGACGAGAAGGTACTGGTACCGCTGCGACATCTCGCGCACCAGGGCGTTGAACCGGTCGACGTTCGCATCGTCCAGCGGGGCATCGACCTCGTCGAGCAGGCAGAAGGGGGACGGCTTGACGAGGAAGATCGAGAAGATGAGGCTGATGGCGGTGAGCGCCTTTTCCCCGCCGGAGAGGCTGCCGAGGGGGAGCGATTTCTTGCCGGGCGGCTGAACGAAGATCCCGATGCCCGACTCGAGGAGGTTTTCCTCGTCGACCAGGCGCAGGGCGGCGCGCCCCCCCTGGAACAGCCTGGGAAAGACCTCGCCGAACTTCGCGTTGATCTGCTCGAACGCCTTCGAGAACCGCTCCCGTGTCGTCCGGTTGATCCGCTGGATCGCCTTCGCGAGGTCTTCGAGGGATTTCTCGAGATCCTCCTTCTGGGAGGCCAGGAAAGAGAACCGCTCGGTCAGCTCCCTGTGCTCCTCGAGGGAGGCAAGGTTCACCTCTCCCATCGAAGCCATTCGTTCGCGGAGCTCCTCGGCGCGGGTCTCGAGTACGGAAAGCTCCGCGGCCGCGACCTCTTCCGCTTCCGGGGCCTCGACCGGGGGCAGTTCCGCGAGGTGGATCTCGTACCGCTGGTGGAGAAGCGCGTCGAGCGCGGCGATGTCCATTTCGAACCGCTGGTGCCGCAGCCGTTCCGCGGCCTGCCGCTCGCCGAGCTCCGTCTCGCGGCGGCGGGCCTCGCGAAGGGCCGCCTCGGTATCCGCAAGGCGGGCGACGCACTCCGCGTGCGAAGCGACCTGCGCGTCGATCCGCTCCTGCAGTGCCCCGAGTTCGATCGCTCCCTGTCCGATCGCCTCCCGGGCCGCCCGCATCGCCTCCTCCAGGGAGGCCGTCTCACGCTCCTGTTCGGCCTTCCGCCGGCGCCGCTCGATCAGAAGCCGCCGCTTCCCTTCGGCCTGCTCCGAAAGCGCGGCGCGCAGGTCCCCGGCGGCGCGATCCTGTTCCTCGAGGCCCCGGAACGCGACCTCGGCGGCGTGGGCGCGCTCCCGGACCTCCTCGGCGCGCACCCGCTTCGCCTCCGTCTCCGACAGGAGGGTCCGTGTGCGCGTCTCCTCTTCGCCGCGGGCGTGCTCGGACGCGCGGGCCGTCTCGAGCGAGACCGAGAGCTCCTGCGACATGCGGGCGAGTTCCCCGCGCAGGTACGCCTCTTCCCGGGTGCGGCCGTCGAGCAACGCGCCCGCCTGCGCGCGGGTCTCGGAAAGAACCGCCAGCGCGCGCTCCGCCGCCGCGTGCGCGGAACGGGCCTCCTCCCGTCCCCGGAAGAACGTCGCGAGGCGCCCCTCGAGCGACGCCCGCTCCCGCCGGATCTCCTCCTCGGCCTGCGACCGCCGGTCCAGCTCCAGGCGCAACCCCTCGATTTCCTTCTCCAGGCCCCGGATTTCGCGCTTCCGGGCGAGCACCCCGGTTTCCCCGTTCCCCTGCTCCCCCCCGATCAGGATCCCGTCGGCGGTCACCACGTCCCCTTCCAGGGTCACGTACGAGTTCCACACGCCGTTGCGGTTCCATAGCCGGATCGCGGTGTCGAGGGAGCGAACGAGGAGCGTTCCCCCGAGCAGCCCCCGGAGCAGATCGCGGCACTCCGGAGGGGCCGAGACGACCTCGGTGAGCGGCGCGACGACGCCTTCCTCCCCGAGGTACGCCAGCTCTTCGTTCCGGGTCCGCAACCCCACCGGGATGAACGCTCCCCGCCCCTCCCGGGACTCCTTGAGGTAATGGATGGCGGAGAGTCCCTCGGCGTGGTCGCGGACCACCACCGACTGCATCCGCTCGCCGAGGACCGCCTCGACCGCTTTTTCGTAGGCGGCATCGGTCTCGATCATCTCTCCCATCACGCCGAAGATCCCGCGGTCGTCGCGATCGGATTCCTCGGCGCCACGGAAGTGCTGGAGAACGGCCCGAACCCCCGAGGAAGCCCAGTCCATCCGATCGTGGAGCCCGGAAAGGGTTGCCCACCGCGATTCGGCGGAACGAAGTTCGCTCCCGGCGCTCCGGGCCGCCTCGACCGAAGCATCGAGCCTCGCGTTCGCGGAGGCGAGGGCCGCCCCCGTCTCCTCCCAGGACCGCTCCGCGGTCTCGAGCGCCTCCCGCGCCGAGGACTCGGCGGCGGAAGCGGCGTCGAGATCGCGGGAAGCCTTCTCCATCGCGGCGACCGCCTCATCAATCCGCTCCGAAAGACGGGCCAGGGATCGTTCCCCCTCGGCGATCCGCTGCGACAACCCCTCGGCGCCGGACCGCGCGTCGGAGTACTGGGACACGCGCACGATCAGGTCGGACTTGGCACGCTCCACCTCCTCCTGGGCGAGGCGGTGCTCTTCGCGCGCCGCCGCCAGCGAGGCGTTTTCCTTCTCCCAGCAGGCCCGGGCCAGGGAAAGGCCCTCGGCCCGCCGGGCGGCCTCCCCTTCCGCCTCCGCGATCCGCGCGTCGAGCGCCTCGATCTCCGATTCGAGGGAGGCGATCTCGGCGCCCGCATCCAGGATCATCCGGCGGAGCTGTTCCGACTGCCCGCGAAGCCCGTCCCACTCCGCCTCGCAACGCGCTGCCTCCTCCTTTCGCCGGCCGTGCTCTTCCCGCAGGTCGGACAGCCGCCGTTCCCGTTCCGCCAGCGTCACCCGCGTCTCTTCGCGGCCCGCGTCCATCCGCGCAAGGTCGGAACGGGCGGAGAGGAGCGCGTTTTCGATGCCGTCCAACGCCTCCCGCGCCAAGTCGAATTCCCGGGTCAGCGTGAGGCGCCTCCGGGAGGCGATGCCCAGGTCGAGGTCCTTCAGTTCCGCCCGGAACGCTTTGAACCGCTCCGCCTTCCGGACCTGCCGTTCAAGCGCCCCGGCCTGGCGCCGGACCTCGTCGAGAATGTCCTTCACGCGGGCGAGGTTCTGGCGGGTGTTTTCCATCTTCCGCTCCGCCTCTTTCCGACGGACCCGGAACTTGGCGACCCCCGCGGCCTCCTCGATGATCATGCGCATCTCGTCCGGCCGGGCGTCGACGATCTCGCCGACCTTCCCCTGGGCGATGATGGCGTAACCGCGGGCGCCGGCGCCCGTGTCGAGGAACAGTTCGGCGATGTCCTTCAGGCGGCACGGAACCTTGTTGATGGAGAATTCGCTCTCGCCGTCGCGGAAGGTCCGCCGCATGATCGCGATCTCGGCGTACGATTCGTACCCCGGAGGGGCGTCCCCGTCGTCGTTCACGAAGGTGAGGGTCACCTCGGCCATTCCCAGAGGACCGGCGGCGTCCGAACCGGCGAAGATGACGTCCTCGAGCGCCTTGCTGCGAAGATACGAGGGGGCGTGCTCGCCGAGGACCCAGCGGATGGCGTCGACGATGTTCGACTTGCCGCATCCGTTCGGCCCGACGATCGCCGTCACCCCGGCGGAAAAATCAAACGTCGTCTTGTCGTAGAAAGACTTGAAACCGATCAGTTCCAGTTTTTTCAGTTTCATCGGTACCCCTTGCCCGGTCCGGCGTCGGATCGGGCAAACCTCTACATGCTGTGGGCGCACCCACCACCCAGCGCAATATATGGTGTTTTTCGGTGGATGTAAAGATAAAAAAAACGGCGGCCCGAAGGGGCCGCCGCCAGGAATCCTTTCTGTTTACAGTTACTTCTTCCGGTTCTTCCCCGTTTTTTTCTCCCTGAGAACCGCCTGGGCCGCCGCGAGACGCGCGATGGGGACCCGGTAGGGAGAGCAGGAAACGTAGTCGAGTCCGATCCTGTGGCAGAACTCGACCGACTTCGGGTCGCCGCCATGCTCCCCGCAGATCCCGACCTTCAGGCCCGGACGTGTCGAACGCCCCTTCTCGACCCCCATCCGCACGAGCTGCCCGACCCCGTCCTGGTCCAGGGTCGCGAAGACGTCGGCTTCGAGGATATTCTCCGTCCGTTTCGTGTAGGTCACCTTGCACACGGCGCAGGAGAGATCCTTCTCGAGCTTCGTGCCGCACCGCGGGCAAAGCTCCGACCGGTTCATGTAGTGCTGGATGAACTTTCCCGAGTCGTCGCGCGAAAACCCGAACGTCGTCTGGGTGAGGTCGTTCGTCCCGAAGGAGAAGAATTCCGCCTCGGTCGCGATCTCGTCCGCCGTCACCGCGGCGCGAGGCAGTTCGATCATCGTCCCCACGGTGTAGGGGAACTTCTTCTTGTACCGCCGCATCGTCTCTTCGGCCATGGCGACGACGATCTCCTTCTGAGCCCGCATCTCCCCCACCATGCTGACGAGCGGGATCATCACCTCGGGGTGGACCCGGATCCCTTCCCGGGTGACGTCGCACGCCGCCTCGAAGATGGCGCGCGCCTGCATCCGTGTGATCTCGGGGTAGTAGATCCCGAGCCGGCAGCCGCGAAGTCCGAGCATCGGGTTGAATTCGTGAAGCTCCTCGACCCTCTCCAAAAGGCGCTTCTTCTCCTCGACGATGGAGCGGTCCGCGTGGATCAGCTCGAGCTTGGTCACCTCGACCATCAACTCCTCGCGCTTGGGGAGGAACTCGTGGAGGGGCGGATCCAGCAACCGGATGGTCACGGGATACCCCTTCATCTCCCGGTACAGCCCCTTGAAATCGTCCCGCTGCATCGGGAGCAGTTTCGCGAGGGCCGCCTCGCGGTCCTCCCTGCTGCGGGCGAGGATCATCTCCTGCATGATCGGGATGCGGTCCTCGGCGAAGAACATGTGCTCCGTTCGGCACAGCCCGATCCCCTCGGCGCCGAAGTCGCGCGCGACCCGCGCATCCCGCGGCGTGTCGGCGTTGGCGCGCACCTTGAGCCGCCGCACCGCGTCCGCCCAGGACATGAAGACCCCGAACGCCCCGGTCATCGCGGGCGCGATCAGCGGCGCCTTCCCCAGGATCACCTCGCCGGTGGTGCCGTTCAGCGAGATGAAGTCTCCCTCGCGGACGACCTTGCCGCCCACCAGGAACCGGTTCGTGGTTTCGTCGACGTCGATCGCGTCGCACCCGGCGACGCACGTCTTCCCCATCTGGCGGGCGACGACCGCGGCGTGGGACGTCATCCCCCCCTTCGCGGTGAGGATCCCGCGAGCCACGTCCATCCCGTGGATGTCGTCGGGACTCGTCTCCTTGCGGACCAGGATCACGTCCTTCCCCGCGGTGGCCCACTCCACCGCCTTGTCGGCGTGGAAGACGGCCGCGCCGGCCGCCGCGCCGGGGGAGGCCGGGAGCCCCTTGGCGACGACGTCGAGCTTCGCCTTCGGGTCGATCACGGGGTGGAGCAGCTGGTCGATCTGCTGCGGCTCGAGGCGGAGGAGCGCCTCCTCCTTCGTGAGCAGCTTCTCCTTCACCATGTCCACGGCGATCTTGACGGCCGCCGCCGCGGTCCGCTTCCCGTTCCGCGTCTGGAGCATGTACAGGACGTTGCTCTCGACGGTGAATTCGAAATCCTGCACGTCCTTGTAATGCTTCTCGAGCTTCGCGGTGATCCGCATCAGCTGGTCGAAGACCCGCGGGAGCTCCTTCTTCATGTCGCGGATATGGTGCGGGGTGCGGATGCCGGCGACGACGTCCTCGCCCTGCGCGTTGACGAGATACTCTCCGTAGAACTCCTTCGCGCCGGTGGCGGGATTTCGCGTGAAACCGACGCCGGTGGCGCAATCGTCCCCCATGTTTCCGAACACCATCGCCTGGATGTTCACGGCGGTGCCGATATCGTCCGGGATTCCGTTCGTCTTCCGGTAATATTTCGCCCGGTCGTTGTTCCACGACCGGAACACCGCGTCCCGCGCCAGTTCCAGCTGGACCAGGGGGTCCTGCGGAAACTCCCTCTTCAGGCGCTCCTTGACCAGCGCCTTGAACTTCCCGCACAGGTCCGTCAGGTCCTCGGCGGCGAGGTCGACGTCGTAGGCGACCCCGCGCTCCTGCTTCTTCGCGTCGAAGATGCGCTCGAAGTTCCCCTTGGGGAGATCCAGCACCACGTCGGAGAACATCATCAGGAAGCGGCGGTAGGAATCGTACGCGAAGCGCGGATTGCGGGACTTCTTCGCGAGCCCTTCCACCGTCTTGTCGTTCAGGCCGAGGTTGAGGACCGTGTCCATCATGCCCGGCATGGAGAACTTCGCCCCCGACCGGACGGAGACGAGCAGCGGATTTTTCGGATCGCCGAGCTTTTTCCCGATCGTCCGCTCGAGCTTCGCGAGGTTCGCCGCG includes:
- the smc gene encoding chromosome segregation protein SMC, whose product is MKLKKLELIGFKSFYDKTTFDFSAGVTAIVGPNGCGKSNIVDAIRWVLGEHAPSYLRSKALEDVIFAGSDAAGPLGMAEVTLTFVNDDGDAPPGYESYAEIAIMRRTFRDGESEFSINKVPCRLKDIAELFLDTGAGARGYAIIAQGKVGEIVDARPDEMRMIIEEAAGVAKFRVRRKEAERKMENTRQNLARVKDILDEVRRQAGALERQVRKAERFKAFRAELKDLDLGIASRRRLTLTREFDLAREALDGIENALLSARSDLARMDAGREETRVTLAERERRLSDLREEHGRRKEEAARCEAEWDGLRGQSEQLRRMILDAGAEIASLESEIEALDARIAEAEGEAARRAEGLSLARACWEKENASLAAAREEHRLAQEEVERAKSDLIVRVSQYSDARSGAEGLSQRIAEGERSLARLSERIDEAVAAMEKASRDLDAASAAESSAREALETAERSWEETGAALASANARLDASVEAARSAGSELRSAESRWATLSGLHDRMDWASSGVRAVLQHFRGAEESDRDDRGIFGVMGEMIETDAAYEKAVEAVLGERMQSVVVRDHAEGLSAIHYLKESREGRGAFIPVGLRTRNEELAYLGEEGVVAPLTEVVSAPPECRDLLRGLLGGTLLVRSLDTAIRLWNRNGVWNSYVTLEGDVVTADGILIGGEQGNGETGVLARKREIRGLEKEIEGLRLELDRRSQAEEEIRRERASLEGRLATFFRGREEARSAHAAAERALAVLSETRAQAGALLDGRTREEAYLRGELARMSQELSVSLETARASEHARGEEETRTRTLLSETEAKRVRAEEVRERAHAAEVAFRGLEEQDRAAGDLRAALSEQAEGKRRLLIERRRRKAEQERETASLEEAMRAAREAIGQGAIELGALQERIDAQVASHAECVARLADTEAALREARRRETELGERQAAERLRHQRFEMDIAALDALLHQRYEIHLAELPPVEAPEAEEVAAAELSVLETRAEELRERMASMGEVNLASLEEHRELTERFSFLASQKEDLEKSLEDLAKAIQRINRTTRERFSKAFEQINAKFGEVFPRLFQGGRAALRLVDEENLLESGIGIFVQPPGKKSLPLGSLSGGEKALTAISLIFSIFLVKPSPFCLLDEVDAPLDDANVDRFNALVREMSQRYQYLLVTHNKRTMELADVLYGITMEKHGISRTVSVKLNN
- the ppdK gene encoding pyruvate, phosphate dikinase; protein product: MAAKRVFFFGGGKAEGHGAMKDVLGGKGAGLAEMTNLGVPVPPGFTISTEVCNLYYRNRGKLPRDVKEEIAANLAKLERTIGKKLGDPKNPLLVSVRSGAKFSMPGMMDTVLNLGLNDKTVEGLAKKSRNPRFAYDSYRRFLMMFSDVVLDLPKGNFERIFDAKKQERGVAYDVDLAAEDLTDLCGKFKALVKERLKREFPQDPLVQLELARDAVFRSWNNDRAKYYRKTNGIPDDIGTAVNIQAMVFGNMGDDCATGVGFTRNPATGAKEFYGEYLVNAQGEDVVAGIRTPHHIRDMKKELPRVFDQLMRITAKLEKHYKDVQDFEFTVESNVLYMLQTRNGKRTAAAAVKIAVDMVKEKLLTKEEALLRLEPQQIDQLLHPVIDPKAKLDVVAKGLPASPGAAAGAAVFHADKAVEWATAGKDVILVRKETSPDDIHGMDVARGILTAKGGMTSHAAVVARQMGKTCVAGCDAIDVDETTNRFLVGGKVVREGDFISLNGTTGEVILGKAPLIAPAMTGAFGVFMSWADAVRRLKVRANADTPRDARVARDFGAEGIGLCRTEHMFFAEDRIPIMQEMILARSREDREAALAKLLPMQRDDFKGLYREMKGYPVTIRLLDPPLHEFLPKREELMVEVTKLELIHADRSIVEEKKRLLERVEELHEFNPMLGLRGCRLGIYYPEITRMQARAIFEAACDVTREGIRVHPEVMIPLVSMVGEMRAQKEIVVAMAEETMRRYKKKFPYTVGTMIELPRAAVTADEIATEAEFFSFGTNDLTQTTFGFSRDDSGKFIQHYMNRSELCPRCGTKLEKDLSCAVCKVTYTKRTENILEADVFATLDQDGVGQLVRMGVEKGRSTRPGLKVGICGEHGGDPKSVEFCHRIGLDYVSCSPYRVPIARLAAAQAVLREKKTGKNRKK